The genomic interval GTTGTTGACAATGGAGAAGTTAAAGGTGTTATATCTCCCTCGGACATTCTTCGCTTGATAGAAAAATTTGATGGCGACGAAGTTGAGAATTATCTTTCTCCCGTTTTTATCCCCTTATACCAGGAAACGCCTCTTCCAGCGGTAATGAAAATTTTCAGGATTACGGATGCAGGAGCTTTACCGGTAATTGATGAAAACGGCATGCTTGCCGGGATAGTGGCAGATGGTGATATATTCGCCTTTTCGCATCTCGATGAGGGTATTGCAAAATCTGAGATGGGCATAGGAGAGGACGAGGACATATGGAGCTGGGAAGGGATAAGGGATGTTATGCGCCTTTACTATGAAACATCAAAAATACAGCTTCCGCCCATACCCGTAAGAGAAGTTATGGTGAAGGACGTCATTACCGTATTCAGAAAAACGAAGCTGTCGGTTGTTGCCCAAAAAATGATCAGCCACAAGATAAATCAGATGCCGGTAATGGATGAAGAAAATGAAATAATGGGAATGGTTTGTGATGTTGATTTAACGAAAACATTAATGTAGTGGTGGAATGGATAAATATAGCGGTATAATTTCGTTATCAAAAAGAAGGGGCATATTCTATCCGTCATATGACATATACGGTGGAGAAGCAGGATTTTACGATTACGGCCCTATCGGCACTTTATTGAAAAATAACGTGGAGAATAAATGGCGCGAGTTGTACATGCTGAAGGAAAATTTTTTTGAGATATCGACTCCAATAATAACTCCCTACAATGTTCTTAAAGCATCGGGGCATGTTGATAAATTTCTCGATGTAATACTAACTTGCGAAAATTGTGGTGAGTCTTTCAAGGCTGGAGATGTTCCGGAAGAAAATTACGAAAAATTGAAATGCCCGGAATGTAACGGAAAGCTGAAAAAAGATAAAATAAATTTGATGTTTGAAACGGGCATAGGGCCTAGAAAAAAGGAAAGGGCTTTTTTGTGTCCTGAAACAGCCCAAGGCATTTTTGTGAATTTTCCATTTCTCTACCAGTTTTCTAGGAAAAAATTGCCGTTGGGTGTTGTCCAGATAGGAAAGGGCTTTAGAAATGAAGTATCGCCCCGTCAGGGCATAATAAGGCTGAGGGAGTTCTCGATGGCAGAGGCAGAGATTTTCTTCGACCCGGAAAATAAAAATCATATGGGCTTTGATGAAATAAAAAATGACGTTATAACGATAATACCGGCGGGCAGGGATGAAATGCGTAATTCCGTGAAAAAAATAGTGGAAAAAGGGATAATAGGTAACAACGCCCTTGCATATCATATAGCTTTAACAAAACGCTTTCTTGTTTCAGTTGGCATTGACGAAAAAAAATTGAGGTTCAGGCAGCATCTGCAGAAAGAAATGGCACACTATGCCAGTGATTGCTGGGATGCCGAAATTCTTACGTCATTTGGGTGGGTCGAATGTGTCGGTATCGCAGATCGTACAGCTTATGATATAAAGGCACATATGGATGCTACCGGCGTTGACATGACGGCCTTCAAAGTCTATGATAAGCCAGTGAAAGAGAAAAGAAAAATCATAGTTCCAAAAATGGATAAGCTGGGCCCTGCATTTATGGGAAATGCAAAAAAAATAAAAGAAATGCTCGAGAAAATGGAGCCGACCGATGAACCAGTGCATCTGAAAATTGATGGAAATGACATCGAGATAGGCAAAGAATTTTATGATGTAGTGGAGAAAGAAATCACCGTTACAGGAAAAAATTTCATCCCCCATGTTATCGAGCCGTCCTATGGAATAGACCGCGTAATCTACTGCATCCTTGAACACAATTATGTTGAAACCGAGAAAGAAGGAGAGAAATATTTCACTTTGAAGTTGCCCTCCTGCATTGCGCCAGTAAAAGCGGGTGTTTTTCCGCTCGCTAATAAAGATGGTCTTCCTTCCATTGCCAGGGAAATTGAAACAGACTTACGTGAGAAAGGAATAGTCGCCTTTTATGATGGCAGGGGGAGCATAGGCAGGCGGTACGCACGAATGGACGAAATCGGTACGCCATTCTGCATAACGGTTGACTATACAACGATCGAAGATAATACCGTTACTGTTAGGTGGAGGGACACAACGGAACAAATAAGGATAGATAGGAAAGAACTGGCGGGATGGATACAGGAAAATATGTAAGGTTATATCTCCTTCTTCTTTCTTTCTCTCGCCCTCAGTTCAACTCTTCTTATCTTTCCGCTTATTGTTTTTGGCAGTTCGTCGACAAATTCTATCTCCCTCGGGTACTTGTACGGGGCAGTTTCCTTCTTCACAAAATTCTGTAGTTCCTTCACCATCTCATCACTCGGTTCATACCCGCCTGCAAGTACAACAAAGGCCTTCACTATATTGCCCCTTATTTTATCTGGAGATGCAACAACCGCTGCCTCCACTACCGCCGGGTGCTTTACAAGTGCGTCTTCCACTTCAAATGGGCCGATGCGGTAGCCCGATGCCTTTATCACATCATCAGCCCTTCCCTCGAACCAGAAATAGCCGTTTTCATCCATTTTTGCCAGGTCACCGGTCAAATACCATCCGTTAACGGCCACATCCTGCAGCTTTTTTCCGCCCCAAT from Candidatus Thermoplasmatota archaeon carries:
- a CDS encoding CBS domain-containing protein yields the protein MKGKVKVKDVMTTNIMLAEVPGSRESILRMFGKYEISGMPVVKAGTKKIVGVITRNDIFQNYEEDQLAMIMNDKPLTVSPDDDIKEAARIFYERRIHGLPVVDNGEVKGVISPSDILRLIEKFDGDEVENYLSPVFIPLYQETPLPAVMKIFRITDAGALPVIDENGMLAGIVADGDIFAFSHLDEGIAKSEMGIGEDEDIWSWEGIRDVMRLYYETSKIQLPPIPVREVMVKDVITVFRKTKLSVVAQKMISHKINQMPVMDEENEIMGMVCDVDLTKTLM
- the glyS gene encoding glycine--tRNA ligase; this translates as MDKYSGIISLSKRRGIFYPSYDIYGGEAGFYDYGPIGTLLKNNVENKWRELYMLKENFFEISTPIITPYNVLKASGHVDKFLDVILTCENCGESFKAGDVPEENYEKLKCPECNGKLKKDKINLMFETGIGPRKKERAFLCPETAQGIFVNFPFLYQFSRKKLPLGVVQIGKGFRNEVSPRQGIIRLREFSMAEAEIFFDPENKNHMGFDEIKNDVITIIPAGRDEMRNSVKKIVEKGIIGNNALAYHIALTKRFLVSVGIDEKKLRFRQHLQKEMAHYASDCWDAEILTSFGWVECVGIADRTAYDIKAHMDATGVDMTAFKVYDKPVKEKRKIIVPKMDKLGPAFMGNAKKIKEMLEKMEPTDEPVHLKIDGNDIEIGKEFYDVVEKEITVTGKNFIPHVIEPSYGIDRVIYCILEHNYVETEKEGEKYFTLKLPSCIAPVKAGVFPLANKDGLPSIAREIETDLREKGIVAFYDGRGSIGRRYARMDEIGTPFCITVDYTTIEDNTVTVRWRDTTEQIRIDRKELAGWIQENM